Proteins encoded by one window of Mustela erminea isolate mMusErm1 chromosome 7, mMusErm1.Pri, whole genome shotgun sequence:
- the LOC116595722 gene encoding ADP-ribosylation factor-binding protein GGA1-like, whose product MTWISWGRHSCSSHCPQSPSKCGGRSSSQHPWLTLQDLQNKNNCSSPSSGTPGLFHAASPEPPGPLQQPTMTELSLASITVPLESIKPSSILPLTVYDQHGFQVLFHFAQDWLPGHLDVLVLVVSMLSTTPQPICNIVFQSAVPKVKVKLQPPSVTEVLAFNPIVHPSAITEVLLQPPEGEGFALLQASLHHGQPDLQQDVGCGPDPLTRDLGEPLEQRAGGERKGQQDWAPSSLGGRLWCPRIPFVPMARSPGPLPWRG is encoded by the coding sequence ATGACCTGGATCTCCTGGGGAAGACACTCCTGCAGTAGTCACTGCCCCCAGAGCCCCAGCAAGTGTGGTGGGAGAAGTAGCAGCCAGCACCCCTGGCTCACACTTCAGGACCTGCAGAATAAAAACAACTGCAGCTCGCCTAGCTCCGGCACCCCCGGCCTCTTCCACGCTGCCTCCCCTGAGCCCCCTGGGCCTCTGCAGCAGCCCACGATGACTGAGCTCTCGCTGGCCAGCATCACTGTGCCCCTGGAGTCCATCAAACCCAGCAGCATCTTGCCACTGACGGTGTATGACCAGCATGGCTTCCAGGTCCTCTTCCACTTTGCCCAAGACTGGCTGCCTGGGCACTTAGACGTGCTGGTGTTGGTGGTTTCCATGCTGAGCACTACGCCCCAGCCCATCTGCAACATCGTTTTCCAGTCAGCTGTCCCCAAAGTGAAAGTGAAGCTGCAGCCCCCCTCAGTCACAGAAGTGCTGGCGTTTAACCCCATTGTCCACCCCTCAGCCATCACCGAGGTCCTACTCCAACCTCCAGAAGGAGAAGGTTTTGCTCTGCTACAAGCTTCTCTTCATCATGGGCAACCAGACCTACAACAAGATGTCGGATGTGGACCAGATCCCCTCACCCGAGACCTGGGGGAGCCTCTAGAACAGAGagctggaggggagagaaaggggcagcAGGACTGGGCACCATCTAGCCTGGGTGGGAGGCTGTGGTGTCCTAGGATACCCTTTGTTCCCATGGCGAGATCCCCTGGGCCTCTCCCCTGGAGAGGATGA
- the LOC116595721 gene encoding LOW QUALITY PROTEIN: ADP-ribosylation factor-binding protein GGA1-like (The sequence of the model RefSeq protein was modified relative to this genomic sequence to represent the inferred CDS: substituted 1 base at 1 genomic stop codon), with the protein MEPAMELETLDARINRAINPLKKELNRTSINSFCKQLNEDFEEPPLATQLLAHKIQSPQEWEAIQALTFLETCMKSCGKRFHDKVGKFCFLYELIKVVSPKYLGLRMSEKVKNKILELLYSWMVSLPEEVKIAEAYQMLKKQGIVKSDLKLPDDATFPLPPPRPKNVIFEEEEKSKMLAHLLKSSYPEDLXAANKLIKDVVQGDQKQMEKISKQVSAIEEVNNNVKLLTEIVMSHSQGGASARSSGDLMKELYQCCERMQPALFRLASDTEDNGEVLAEILQAKDNLTQYNLYKQLLRGERRCGSWLPPWEHLGPAGPLWPGSPSYGHHLPCHAHLLY; encoded by the coding sequence ATGGAGCCTGCGATGGAGCTGGAGACTCTGGATGCGCGAATCAACAGAGCCATCAACCCCCTGAAAAAGGAGCTGAACCGGACCAGCATCAACAGCTTCTGCAAGCAGCTCAACGAGGACTTCGAGGAGCCTCCACTTGCCACCCAGCTGTTGGCTCACAAGATCCAGTCACCACAGGAGTGGGAGGCGATCCAAGCCCTGACATTTCTGGAAACATGCATGAAGAGCTGTGGCAAAAGGTTCCATGACAAGGTGGGTAAGTTCTGCTTTCTCTACGAGCTCATCAAGGTTGTGTCTCCCAAGTACCTGGGCTTGCGGATGTCGGAGAAGGTGAAGAACAAGATCTTGGAGCTCCTCTATAGCTGGATGGTCAGCCTGCCCGAGGAAGTGAAAATCGCAGAGGCCTACCAGATGCTGAAGAAGCAGGGGATTGTGAAGTCTGACCTGAAGCTACCAGATGATGccacatttcctcttcctcctccacgaCCCAAGAATGTGATCTTCGAAGAGGAGGAGAAATCCAAGATGCTGGCCCACTTGCTGAAGAGCTCCTACCCCGAGGACCTCTGAGCAGCCAACAAACTCATCAAGGACGTGGTGCAGGGGGACCAGAAGCAGATGGAGAAGATCTCAAAGCAGGTGAGCGCCATTGAGGAGGTCAACAACAATGTGAAGCTGCTGACCGAGATAGTGATGAGCCACAGCCAGGGCGGGGCCTCAGCCCGCAGCAGCGGGGACCTCATGAAGGAGCTGTACCAGTGCTGTGAACGGATGCAGCCAGCACTTTTCCGACTGGCCAGTGACACAGAAGACAATGGCGAGGTCTTAGCTGAGATCCTGCAGGCCAAGGACAACCTCACCCAGTACAACCTGTACAAGCAGCTGCTGAGGGGTGAACGGCGATGCGGCAGCTGGCTCCCTCCCTGGGAGCACCTTGGCCCTGCTGGACCTCTCTGGCCTGGATCTCCCTCCTACGGGCACCACCTGCCCTGCCATGCCCACCTGCTTTACTGA
- the CLEC4F gene encoding C-type lectin domain family 4 member F, which translates to MNGDGVHFFTDNQKVSLRLRGLDSVAAAPEAPRRPRLVQTILAVMAVTLVFSLVALFIVVLQKPRPPLESYASFQQFPTMIPGDDNTTGQLPVEPHNPHHSDWVAWLQETIQMFKSHEENSSTWGTEIQMLSCRVDSVRSQIQVLRGHLENASADIQRVKDVLEDTSTLSFQTQMLRSSVEGAGADLRKLKGDLEKANASNFQTHSFLKSSLENASLGLHMLSRGLGNANAEIAILKAGLKMANAQAQWANSSLKNANAQIQVLSGQLAGVQELRAQSQVLRSSLEGASAELQRVKGSLQNASALNSQTQTFLRGGLDNTSAEIQLLKGHSKWAGEEIRLLKRDMETVTAQTQVTSNSLKQTDAQIQLLKTELENASALDPKIEVLGVYLKNASREIQTLKQEMKTAAALGSKIQRLESSLRKASADIRQLKVDLENTKTLTTKIQEEQSRLEAVRVALGSQEQLQRTQNQLLQLILQGWHVYGGSVYYFSYVKKSWHEAEQFCVSQGAHLASVTSEEEQAFLVKFTSTSHHWIGLTDSGKEGSWRWVDGTPFNAAQSRAFWGRYQPDNWQSWDGQTEDCVHIEQKWNDIRCDTPYNWVCKKPISQHVA; encoded by the exons GGCTGGACTCTGTGGCAGCGGCTCCTGAAGCACCCAGGAGGCCAAGGCTTGTTCAGACCATCCTGGCAGTTATGGCTGTGACTCTTGTCTTCTCTCTGGTGGCTCTCTTTATTGTGG TTCTACAGAAGCCAAGACCTCCACTGGAGTCCTATGCCTCCTTCCAGCAGTTTCCAACCATGATTCCTGGAGATGACAACACAACTGGACAGTTACCTGTGGAACCCCACA ATCCCCACCACTCTGACTGGGTGGCATGGTTGCAAGAGACGATCCAGATGTTTAAAAGCCATGAAGAGAATTCCAGCACCTGGGGCACAGAGATCCAGATGTTGTCTTGCAGAGTGGACAGTGTCAGATCTCAGATCCAGGTGCTCCGTGGTCACCTGGAAAATGCCAGTGCTGACATTCAGAGGGTAAAGGACGTTCTAGAGGACACCAGTACCTTGAGTTTCCAAACCCAGATGTTGAGGAGCTCCGTGGAGGGGGCCGGTGCGGATCTCCGGAAGCTGAAAGGAGATCTGGAAAAGGCAAACGCTTCAAATTTCCAGACTCACAGTTTCTTAAAGAGCAGTTTAGAAAACGCCAGCCTCGGGCTCCACATGCTGAGCAGAGGCTTAGGAAATGCCAATGCTGAAATTGCAATATTGAAAGCAGGGCTGAAAATGGCAAATGCCCAGGCCCAGTGGGCGAACAGCAGTCTAAAGAATGCTAATGCTCAGATCCAAGTTCTGAGCGGCCAACTGGCTGGTGTCCAGGAGTTAAGGGCCCAGAGTCAGGTTTTAAGAAGCAGTTTGGAAGGAGCCAGTGCTGAGCTCCAGAGGGTCAAAGGAAGCCTACAAAATGCCAGTGCTTTAAACTCCCAGACGCAGACTTTTCTAAGAGGCGGTTTAGACAACACCAGCGCTGAGATCCAGTTACTAAAAGGTCATTCCAAATGGGCTGGGGAAGAGATTCGCTTGTTAAAAAGAGATATGGAAACTGTTACTGCCCAGACCCAAGTAACCAGCAACAGTCTAAAGCAGACAGATGCTCAGATCCAgttattaaaaacagagcttGAAAATGCCAGTGCCCTAGATCCCAAGATTGAGGTACTAGGTGTGTATTTGAAAAATGCCAGCAGAGAGATACAGACCCTAAAACAAGAGATGAAGACTGCTGCAGCCTTAGGTTCCAAGATCCAGAGGCTGGAGAGCAGTCTGCGGAAGGCCAGCGCTGATATCCGGCAGTTAAAAGTGGATTTAGAGAACACCAAAACACTAACTACGAAAATCCAGGAGGAGCAGAGCCGTCTGGAGGCAGTCCGTGTGGCCCTTGGCTCCCAGGAGCAGCTACAGAGGACCCAGA ATCAACTTCTTCAGCTGATCCTGCAGGGCTGGCATGTCTACGGCGGGAGTGTGTATTACTTTTCTTACGTCAAGAAGTCCTGGCATGAGGCTGAACAGTTCTGTGTGTCCCAGGGAGCCCACCTGGCCTCGGTGACTTCTGAGGAGGAGCAG GCATTTCTGGTAAAGTTCACGAGTACCTCTCACCACTGGATTGGCCTCACTGACAGCGGCAAGGAGGGCTCCTGGCGCTGGGTGGATGGGACACCATTCAATGCCGCCCAGAGCAGAGC GTTTTGGGGCAGATACCAGCCAGACAACTGGCAGTCCTGGGATGGGCAGACTGAAGACTGTGTTCATATTGAGCAGAAGTGGAATGACATTCGCTGTGACACCCCCTATAACTGGGTCTGTAAGAAGCCCATCAGCCAACATGTGGCCTGA